TTCTGATGTTACAGCTGTCGGATAACCGATAACTTATTTTTCCCCAAGTATATTAGCAGAACGGAAGGAGGGATCGATGACTCGTTAATTGGTGGCAATGCTTCCCAAGAAAGTCCTCCTGAGCTGTCTGACGCGCTAACGGTCAGTGGAGTTGACATTATCTTGAATCACCATCTCAAAGAAACTTATTTCGCCAAAAATGATTACAAAGTTTACATAAAGGAGTACATGAAACGGTGAGTAGTAAGCCTGAATTTAAATGGATAATGTGATTTCCTTGCCAGGTTTTGTTGAGTTAGACTATCTtagtacagttgcaagaaaaagtttgaacTGCTTATGGTTACCTGGTATTCTGTGTTAATTATTTATAATGttagtcacaataatagacaaatgcAATCTACCTAAACTGTTAACACAAAACAATTATGCTTCTTGTCAATACTGAGTTCGCCATTTAAATAATTGTAGTCTAGGATCcaaaaagtatgtgaatctctGGGGTAATGCCGTCTACAAAAGCTGGAGTCTGGTGTTACAGTcagtgagattggaggtgtggggtgtagaggtgccctgccctataaaagacAGCCAGGTTACTGGCAAAGATCTGcatatgtgcaccatgccttgttcaaaacaactttcaaaggACCTTGACGAATGGTAGGGGTGCACAAAGCTGGAAGATTACAAAGACTTGAGTGTTCACtgcagtaagagaaattgtctacaaatggaggaaattcagtacagtTGCTACTCTCCCTGGAGTGGTTATCCAGCAAAGATCACAATGTGCAATGGTGGAGGAGGAGAAAAAGAACTcgagggtaacagcaaaagacctgcaggaaTCTCTAGAACTTGTTAAGTCTCTATTTGTGTCCACTgtaagaacaacacagaacaagaatggtgttcatggaaggagaCAATGGAAGTAACTGCTCTCCAAAACAAAATGTTACACAtcacaagtttgcaaaagaccagctGGATGCTCCACAACATTTCTGGGATAATATTCTGTGGACAGTTGACACACAAGTTGAACTTTcaggcagaaatgcacattgctgttTAGatgaaaagggcactgcacacccgCACAAAAACCTCACCCCAACTGTGAagtatggtggaaggagcatcatggtttggggttaCTTTGCTCCCTGCAGGCTTGgccagcttgcaattgttgagggaacaattaattcaaatcTATCAAGACATTTTGCAGGAGACTGTCGGGGTAGTGATCCATCAGCTTAACGGAacttggatgatgcaacaagacaatgatccaaaacataAGTGTAAAGGTACGGCTTGACATGATTTTGCAGCCtgaactgtgaatgattaaaacAGCGCATTCAGTAAACATGCagaggggtcttggcccaaaacatcaactgtactcttttccgtagatgctgccggcCTTCtaccttcctccagcattttgtgtgtgcagcgTAAAAGTACAATTGTTCGTACTGTAATTCATCTATAGATTTTATTCTTGCCATAAGTTGTcttgtgttttacatttgtagAAATGTCTATGGGTAATGGTTAATATATTATGTACATGTACGTGTATCCCCcactatctgaaggtagagcgttcctatgaaatggttcataaGCCAAAATGTGgtaaagcaattaccatttacttACATGGGAAATATTTTTGAGCATTTCCAGACCCaaaaaatcataccaaataacacacaaaacctgaaataacagtaacatatagtaaaagcaggaatgataagataaatacacagcctatataaaatagaaatacttttctgcaatcattgcagcactcgTGGCAAAAACACTtggcagaagcactctttccagtaacctttaagctatgaagctgccaaatcataccaaataacacataaaaatacacagcctatataaagtagaaattatgtacagtgtagtttcacttaccggaattgggaagacagcaaacacactgatggtgtgttaggctgagtcgatggaggttggggtggtggaaggtagaggagactggggtgtcatctcatcgtgtgtttccatcagggcagtcAGGTcaccttctatgtctgcctgcctcgatgtcgaaggtcaaggttcgtcgtctgctgtagccgatgtggaaggcttgaaaaatgccagtatgcttgactgcttagcctcgcgcatttttctatcataacagttctttgtaagcactcaaaacatcctgcaaacctgccctaaacctatgtaccctttcaaaattaaagttagacttttctgcaatcattgcagtgtTGTCAATTGCTGCAAAAATCTCATGCatttgcttcacgttcagttcctggacgacttcacttttggGCCATTCGGTATTGTgttcggtttcaattgttatcctttcctcttgcaaATTGCATCATTTCTTCATCTGTCGGTTCTTgatcatgggatgccaaaacctcttcaacatcatctttgtcaacttccacaaatCCAGCTTCCTTAACCAATCTCAATATTGCCGTATTTATTGTTGATGGTTCGAagcctttaaaattgttcactgcttCGGGACATCGTTTCCTCCAAACGCCATTTCTGATCGACAAtgtccttacttcattcaccacgatggaaatgcttaattatgtctagttttatgctaagtgtaacacccttacaagCTCTTTTAGGATTTTCAGATActttagaactcatcttgctaacggatgcacaaagtaaatcgacataaagcacagatgctcagaggcacgtgtttaagcaatggcggctagattgcagttccgggggaggggTTTGGCTGCTCGgcgcgcgctgccttttttcgtaacggAAAACACcgtctgttagcgaaaacaggtaactaatgtaggtcttttgtaacagcgaggtGTAAAGCGagtgttcgaaaaacgggggctaCCTGTATATAGTTCATTGACATTAAATTTAAGCAGATTGTTAGTCTGTTATTGTGACTGaaatcagaccacattttgagtAATGCAGAAAACTGGGGAATTACAAAGTAGTCAAACTTATTGCAACTAACTGTGGTGGTAGAGCTGGTTCTTTTTCAGATTAATATAAACAAACAGTACTGGTGGAgcaacaatcaatgtttcatacACTGATTACTTTTGTTCACCTTTAAATCTTGTATGATACTGATCTGTTTAAATTTGGTACACTATCAAAGTGCCTCGGTCAATTCTGGGATGTGCCCTAGAGCTTGGCTCTCTGCTCCCCAATGTTCAAATTTCTGCAAGTGGGTGCTCTTGCCTCCATTCTTGTCTGATTCGACATGGGAGTGTTGAAAACTGATTAGGTAGTGGTCAAAGAGCTATTGAGATATTTTGAACCTAAAGGATCTCATTTGAAGCATTGAGCCCTTGATTTTGATTAAGATTGTATTTGGATTGTTATTGAAGCAGCCAATGTAAAAAAAGTCATAATTTTATCTTAACCACAGCCTGaaagaaaaaattcaaaaagaaaaCCCAGAAGCATTGGAAAATTTTACTTTGAGTGCTAAGGCTGTTGTTGGAGATATTCTAAGTAACTTTTCAGACTATAAGGTAAAcaactttttttgttatttaatgaAACTTTGAAGCAAATAATTAAAATGTCTTCTCCCCGTAgctcttcatgtcctgaccagtcaagaTCTGTCAAGattttccttaaatatacataaagacctggcctccacagttgtttgtgacaaagaattccacaggttcaccactctggctaaagaaattcctcctcatctattcTAAAATAACACCCTTCTACTCTgatcctgtgtcctctggtcttcgactctcccaccacaggaacatcctctccacatccactcttaccaccattcaataagtttcaatcaggtcacccctcattcttctaaatcccagtgaatTCGGGCCCAGAGCCATTACACCAGTCTTCACATGACACGGTGTTTAATCCTGCAGTcgtttctgtgaacctcctttgaaccctatctagtttcagcacatcctttctatgatatgggacccaaaactgctcacaatactctagatgaggcctcaccagtgctttataaatctttacctcgcttttatattctggttctcAAAATCAATGCTaattttgcatttgccttcctcaccagactctacctgcaaattgacctttggggaatcctgcacaaggactcaagtccctttgcacctcagtttttatattttctctccaattaAAAGTCAATTTCATCAACACTATTCTACCTGCCTttttttgaccattctcctaatccaagtcctctgtcgtgcctctacttcctcaaaactatctctCCTCCACCTGTGTTCATATTGTTTACAAACTGCAACagtcatcaattccataatccaaatcattgacatataagaaGATTGGTTCCAGCACAGACTAGTCACCTAAGATATACTCATGGTATTGAGCTAAACATGGCACCAGTGTTTTTTCTGTTGTGTGACATCTGGCATTTGGGAGCTGAAACTGGCAATTGATCAAAGTTTGAATTGACGGATTGATACTAAATTCAAGAACTTGTTTAGTTTTATGTAGGTGAAAATATGGATACTGAAGGGATGGTTGCATTGCTAAATTATCGTCCAGATGGTTCTCCATATATGATTTTCTTCAAGGATGGTTTGGAAATTGAGAAATGTGTAAGTATTTGGAAAATATCCATTATTTACCTGTACGTAAAACATGCCAACAGCAATATTGAATCTGTCATTGGGGATTGTGGGGAAAGGCTTGGATTTTTAAATTGTAACTTTTAGATTATTAGTGTAATTCCCTGTTGAAGTATGCTTTTCTGCCATTTAAATTAGCTTGTGATGTCTCGCGGCCTTAAGTTTAAACATGAATTTATTTCAATGTTAAACAAGTGCATCTACTGATAGACCTTAAGTAAAATTTAGTGACTTTTTGGTTTGCATTCAGATGCCAGATTAAAATTCCTTAATCTTCTGACTGCTTCTTTATGGCAGTTCAGATTGAATAAAGGTAGACATGGGAGTAATTTTGGTTTGTTTCAGCTACATCTTGTCAATGGCATGAATGGCTGGTCTCTAACATtgagtttctttttattttacaGTAAATCTGCCTGCAACTCATCATGTTGGATTTGTCAGTCACAATGACTTAATGTTCATATTACCTGCAATAAACTTGGAACTGGTATCATTGAGCTGATTCATTATTGGTGATTAACTTTGTtttactgagcaacacacaattGGAACTAAAGTAtgacagcatctctggaggggaataaacagttgacattagggctgagatccttcatcaagctctagaaaggaagggggcagaagccagaataaggagggacAGACTAGATGGGGATGaagaaagctgggaggtgatgggtaacaggagaggacagtgggccaTGAAGGAGGGGaactgttgactgtttgttctgatccatcattttgtgtgttgctaaacATCTACAGTATTTCTTGTTTTGTAATTAATGATTTACTGAGTTGTACTAAAGTGCATTAATCCCCATAATGCTTGTCTGATTTGCACTGATGTTCAGGCTGGGATTGGTTATATGTTCctaatgtggaaacattggaTCTTTTATATCTGATCCTTGGGCAATGGCTGGTGATGTAATTCCCAGCCTCTGTTGCATGATGCCCATAAAATCCTCAATTCAGGATTTGGGGGAGGGTTTGAAGTTAAAATGGCAATGTGGGTAAATTGATGTAAATAGTGACACTCACTAAATGCAGGAGGAatttaagtcaggcagcatctgtggaggggtatAATCCTCAGTTTCGTGCCGAGACACTTTAGAACTTCTCCAACAATTAGTGTTGCTTAATATTTCCAGTACTTCAGATTCTCTTGTGTAAATAGTGTGAATGTCTTTCAATAAATGTTGTCAATGATGGATTCTACATTGGTAAATTTGTCTCTGGATCCCAACATTGATTGGGCAAActatattttaaatttacatttaaGCTGTTCGGGTCTCCTGTATGACTGAAGGTACGTACGGCTTTAAAAATGTGCTAGTTGTAACTGAGCAGGAGGCACTTGTCCTGTGCAGTTAAATCAGTGTTTCAGAGTTGAAAAACTGCCAGATTTTCTGCCCTTTAGGGTTTCCATTAATAGGCCAGGCTACCAGTCAGCTTTTCTCAAGAGTCATTTCTGGCTTAAAATTATTGCTATTGACCTATGTTAATGGAGAGCTGGATTTCTTGCTCTGGTGATCACCTTGCACTTTGTATTGGGTATTTTTCTCACTAAATCCCAAATTGCATTTAGAATATTTTTGCTATCCTATCACACTAAATGCATCAACTCAATCTCATTGTGGACAAAATAAAGTGATACTTTGCCATGGGCCAGTCTTGAATGTGGTCTTGGGGAATACCAATATAACTTGTATGCCTATTCCAAGTTGATTGAAAGCATTCATCTAAGTTCCCGTAATGGCTACATTTGTGATGATTGAGCTCCTCGAAATGCATGTCTTGTTTGAATCATTCAGGTTTCCATGGCAATGGAAATTGTGCATGTTTGGCAACCCATTAAGTTTTGCTTGCTTTAACTTGTGCAGTGTTTTGTCTCCAGTTCTGAGAACTGCATCTTTTGAATGAATAATGCCAGATATTTGTAACATGGTGCAACAGATTTGCACTTGGCAGTGTTAATCTTGGTGGATTGTAATGTAATAAATTTCAATGCAGTGTCAAACCAGCTCAGTGCCATTCAGCTACATGTCCCATAGGGCATGCAATCTCTATTGCTGTATATATGGTATGATCATTAAAGTTTAGATTCGCATTAAAGGCTGCTGCACCTTTGCTTGTAaaattcaaagtatgtatattgtatgcaACCTGACTTGCAGATAGCTACAAAACTGGTTTTAAAAACCCACACAAAGTTCAATGTTGAAACCGGTCCACGAGCTCTGTGCTTCAGGATTGAGGCAAGTAAACCTCACATAACGAGCTGCACAATTTGTCCTTAACTCTCTTAATCTGGCTTTGTGCTTAAATTGCCCAAACATCACTTGTTTCTTTGCTCCTGGGCCCTGCTGCTTTGAACTCATGGCCCCAAATCTGCCTCACAGCTACCTGCATTCTTGAGTCAGCTGGAGTCTTCCAGGATACCTGTACCGACAGTTCAGAAACACAAATCCCAATTCACAGTTGCTGACTGAATTGCAGTGATTGAAGTCCAGAAAAGGTGTAATTGAATAGTAgcaacacaaatgctggaggaactcagcaaacagCATCTTTttgtgttggttggatttccagtatcggcAGATTTCCTCATTTGTGATTTATTAGTTTTGTTAGCTGCCTGTAAAGTGTTACTGACTTACCTGTACACTGTTGTATCCTGTCCTGTCTTAAGACTTTGTGCAAAACAAAGCACATGTTAAAATAATCATTTTTGGCTCATCAGGGGGTTGCTCAAGACTTGATTAGTATGACAGATGCTACTCAGGGTGTGGATTAATTCCTTATTACAACAGGAAGGATCCTATCATTTTACAGCACTACTGGAGGAGTTCTGTGCTGGGCAActcctgtggagggaaatgagcagtaGCCATTTGGATCAAAACCTTTAAGTGGGGGGGGAGGTCAGCTCATtccatcccctccctctttccAGTCTGACCTAAAATGCTGACAGACCATCTCTCCATGGATACTGATTGTCCTGCTGAGCCCCTCCAGAATAATGTGCTATTCCAGATAGCCAACATCTGTAGTCTGGTGTTGTTGCAACTTGATAGATTTGTTCTGGCTCCAATTGGGCCAGGTTGTCTACACCAGGAGTGATGATCTGGAAAAGCTGAGTGGCTGCATGGTCTCATTTTCATTCAGTGACTTGGTTGGCCACTTCAAATTTGACATTTTAAACTTGTAAAAATAAAGAGTTTCTGCAAGAATTTCTGCCAGGCTTGTTAACATCCCCACACCCAATGGGCCTGTGCTTCTCTAATCCTTGTATATCTTCTGATTTTTGAGaactttatatttaaaaaatggcTACACATCTTCACTTGTAAACTCGTACAGTTGCATGGTGGATTTGCCGCCTACATTTTTGCAACCAAGGTGTGAATTGAAACAGGATAGATCAAAAGAATATGGCCAGAACATTTCCCTGATGATGCCTACTATACGAGGGGTGAtcaataagttcgtggcctaaggttaggagtcaattttagaaaacttagcacatttgtTTTTAAACATCATCCCCTCCTACATACagttagtccagtggtcgtggagcatatggatctttgACCTCTataaagtgtccacagcaggggtgataggTTCGTGACttacggtagaaggagatgagttgtatagctcttgttacatgcacgtgcagatCATATCTTAAAGTGATTATGTACAAAGTTTGAAgttaactcatcggggtgattgataagttcatggcctgaggtagaaggggatgagttattaacttcaaactttatgcataatcaaagttgacctgcatgtgcatgtaacaggAGCTGTggaactcatctcctaccttatGCCACGGACTTACCAATCACCCatctggacactttctggaggtccaagatccatatgcttaatgaccgctggactaagtgtaaatgtaggagacttgaaaaataaatgtgctaggttttctaaaattgacgcctaccttaggccacggacttatcaatcacccctggatCTGATTCTCAGATAGTCGATGTGGTTTTATGCTCAATCTATGCAGGTCTCATTTATTGCTCATCTTCCTTGtccttgagttggtggtgagcaACAATCGAACTGTGTAGTctgttatagacaataggtgcagaagtagaccttcttcactgcctgctgcacttgctcattcaccttcagtgactgatgaacaaggactcctagatctctttgtatttctcccttgctgaactctacaccgttcagataataatctaccttcctgttcttactcccaacgtggataacctcacacttattcacattaaacgtcatctgccaagtatctgcccactcacccagcctatccaagtcaccctgaattctcctaacatcctcatcacatgtcacactgccacccagcttagtatcatcagcaaatttgctgatgttattctcaatgccttcatctaaatcattgacgtaaattactgtaaacagctgtggtcccaatactgagccctgtggcaccccactagtcaccacctgccattctgagaaacactcattcaccgctaccctttgctttttatctgccaaccagttttctatccatgtcaatgtctttccccccccccccccccaatgccatgagcttcgattttacccaccaatctcctatgtgggaccttatcaaatgccttctgaaaatcgtggtacact
The Hemitrygon akajei chromosome 5, sHemAka1.3, whole genome shotgun sequence DNA segment above includes these coding regions:
- the tpt1 gene encoding translationally-controlled tumor protein homolog codes for the protein MRLFRCIVSGDEMFSDIYKIKEGSKGLTYEVEGKYISRTEGGIDDSLIGGNASQESPPELSDALTVSGVDIILNHHLKETYFAKNDYKVYIKEYMKRLKEKIQKENPEALENFTLSAKAVVGDILSNFSDYKFYVGENMDTEGMVALLNYRPDGSPYMIFFKDGLEIEKC